The sequence TTCAAGGTTTTTGAAGTTAACCTTTCTAAGTAATGGCTGTGTAAAATTAGTTTAAAATAAATAAAAAAAGGGAATAGTAGAAATACTATTCGACGTAGTCATATTGTTCTAACATTTCAAGGATTTTTTCCATATCCTCTTTGGTTGTTTTGGTTGGTTCTTTGGCGAAAATCAATCTCATGTCCGCTAAGTCTTCAGGAACCAAGTCAACAATATGAGCAGCGACCTTGTCTCTTAATCCAAATTCATCTTGAAGTTTTTGAAAAATTTCTTCCGCATCTTCAGCAGAGTATCTTTTGAATCTGGAAATGTGATTCAATGTAAGATTTTGTTCATAGTTCAATTCGTTGTTTTCTGAGAATTCTTCAAGAATTTCTTTTACTTTTGAACTTGGTATTGGTTCGCTTTCAATAACTTCTTTTCCAATCATAGAAATCAGTTTTGTAATTTTAAGTGATCAGGTCTTACTATTAACTCTTTTGCTTTGTTTCCATCTTTTAAGGATACGATGTAAGCTTTACCTTTTTGTCCTGTGATTTTACCGGTTTTACCGTGGAATCTAGGAGCAGGTTGTCCTTTTTGGATGGATGGGTTAATAGTAATGTGAACTAAATCTCCTTCTTCAAATCTTTGGAGTCTGTTAGTAATTGGGTTTGTTCTACCCGGTCTTTGTACTTTAGTCATTTTTTTTCTTGATCTACTTTTTAATCCTCTTGATCTTTGCATTATATAACCTCTTATCAGTTCGTCTGGGTATGAATCTATGTTATCAGCGACCTAGTATTAAAAAAGCCCATAAATACTAGTAACATAGAATGTGAAAATAACTATTACCATCAGTGATATGATAATATTATAATTTTAGTTTAATGGTATTAATATACTTTTAGTTTTT comes from uncultured Methanobrevibacter sp. and encodes:
- a CDS encoding 50S ribosomal protein L21e; this translates as MQRSRGLKSRSRKKMTKVQRPGRTNPITNRLQRFEEGDLVHITINPSIQKGQPAPRFHGKTGKITGQKGKAYIVSLKDGNKAKELIVRPDHLKLQN
- a CDS encoding RNA polymerase Rpb4 family protein, which encodes MIGKEVIESEPIPSSKVKEILEEFSENNELNYEQNLTLNHISRFKRYSAEDAEEIFQKLQDEFGLRDKVAAHIVDLVPEDLADMRLIFAKEPTKTTKEDMEKILEMLEQYDYVE